In a single window of the Atlantibacter hermannii genome:
- the nqrA gene encoding Na(+)-translocating NADH-quinone reductase subunit A yields MIKIKKGLNLPIAGLPEQQVSDGPVIEHVALHGEEYIGMRPSMLVKEGDRVIKGQALFEDKKTPGVLFTAPASGEIVAIHRGERRVLQSIIIRVEGDEQRTFPRHERASLASLPRQTVEQQLLESGLWTAFRTRPFSKTPAPGSVPAAIFVTAMDTNPLCADPEPIILSHRSMFDAGLSVLTRLTPGNVHVCQASGGKLGGHASGQVTFNEFSGPHPAGLPGTHIHFLEPVSLNKHVWHLNYQDVIAIGALFIDGVLWTDRIVALGGPQVKNPRLLRTRLGASLEELTAGELLAGENRIISGSVLNGTHVRGARAFLGRFHLQVSVLPEGGEKELFGWVMPGKEKYSITRTTLGHFFKKKLFNFSTDTNGGERAMVPIGNYERVMPLDILPTLLLRDLLAGDTDSAQALGCLELDEEDLALCTYVCPGKYEYGPVLRDVLTRIEQEG; encoded by the coding sequence ATGATTAAAATTAAAAAAGGGCTGAATCTTCCCATCGCGGGCCTGCCGGAGCAGCAGGTATCTGATGGCCCCGTGATTGAGCACGTCGCCTTGCATGGCGAGGAGTACATAGGCATGCGCCCCTCAATGCTGGTCAAAGAAGGCGATCGGGTCATAAAAGGGCAGGCGTTGTTCGAAGATAAAAAGACGCCAGGCGTGCTGTTTACCGCACCGGCCAGTGGCGAAATCGTGGCGATCCATCGTGGTGAACGACGCGTGTTGCAGTCGATCATTATCCGTGTCGAAGGTGATGAACAACGTACCTTCCCGCGCCATGAGCGTGCGTCCCTCGCTTCGTTACCACGCCAAACGGTGGAACAGCAACTGTTGGAATCCGGGCTGTGGACAGCATTCCGTACGCGGCCCTTCAGTAAAACGCCGGCACCGGGCAGCGTGCCCGCAGCGATTTTCGTTACGGCGATGGATACGAATCCGCTCTGCGCGGATCCTGAACCTATTATTCTGAGCCATCGCAGTATGTTTGATGCCGGGCTCAGCGTGCTGACGCGCTTAACGCCGGGTAACGTGCACGTTTGCCAGGCCAGCGGCGGCAAATTAGGCGGCCACGCCAGCGGGCAGGTCACTTTCAACGAATTTTCCGGCCCGCATCCGGCGGGGTTGCCTGGTACGCACATCCATTTCCTGGAGCCGGTCAGCCTGAATAAACACGTGTGGCACCTGAATTACCAGGATGTTATCGCTATCGGCGCCCTGTTTATTGACGGCGTACTGTGGACCGATCGCATTGTCGCTCTCGGCGGCCCGCAGGTGAAAAATCCACGTCTGCTTCGCACCCGGCTTGGCGCCTCGCTGGAGGAGCTAACGGCGGGTGAATTACTCGCAGGTGAAAACCGGATAATTTCCGGCTCCGTGCTCAATGGCACCCATGTGCGTGGCGCGCGCGCCTTTCTGGGACGTTTCCACCTTCAGGTGAGCGTATTGCCTGAAGGGGGCGAAAAAGAGCTGTTCGGCTGGGTGATGCCCGGTAAAGAGAAATACTCGATTACCCGTACCACGCTGGGCCATTTCTTCAAAAAGAAACTGTTCAACTTCTCGACGGATACCAACGGTGGTGAACGCGCCATGGTGCCGATTGGCAATTACGAGCGCGTCATGCCGTTAGATATCTTACCCACGCTGTTGCTGCGCGATTTACTGGCGGGAGATACCGACAGTGCCCAGGCGCTGGGTTGCCTTGAACTGGATGAAGAAGATTTAGCGCTCTGTACCTATGTTTGCCCCGGAAAATATGAATATGGTCCGGTGTTGCGCGACGTGTTAACCCGTATTGAGCAGGAAGGATAA